The Salvelinus namaycush isolate Seneca unplaced genomic scaffold, SaNama_1.0 Scaffold377, whole genome shotgun sequence region aaatacccgaaaatcgcaatatactgatataaactgatataactcggtttaaaataacaacattatgatgtctttaacacctatatcgaataaaatcagagccggatatatctaagggctataacgggagctttctagaacgacatcctgaggtcctttttgcgtcatggcgaagagaagaaagggagtacaccacgttgccagcccatttataaggcctcagatctgcctagcaactccatttcaattctcactattcgctgacatgcaggggaaggcgtatgcagtgcatctcaaccaatagaagacaggcaaattaataaaccgacctcagaacagcctgcagaattcagcattctcacatcctcataggaaaattgctccaactcgagttctgttttactcacagatataattcaaacggtttagaaactagagtgttttctatccaatagtaataataatatgcatattgtacgagcaagaattgagtacgaggcagtttaatttgggaacgaaattattacaaagtgcaaacagcaccccctattgagaaaaggttttaacctATGCAAAGAAGAAACAGTTTCGTTCTGCTATGATTTTCTTATAGTTATGGTTCAATAATGCTTTAGTTATCAATGTAAAACTAAATCCATAACAAAGGGAACTGCAAATAAACATTGGAAAACATTCACTTAAAATGAGATACAGGATTAAATTGATACTGCAGAAGGTGACAAGCAAAATAAttgtagaaaataacatggtttTGTATTTTTCCTATGCAGGAAATGTACAGTAATTTTACATAAACAAAGAATCACATGATAACCAATTACTTTTACATGTTTTATTGCATACATAGAAATGACAGCCAACCAAAAGTAAAAACCTTAATTTGTAATTATGAAGTCATTGAATTTATCTCATCATAATACTACTGTATTTATCAAAATATTATATGCACATCTTACTGATATCTAGATCAGTTTGGAATAACTTGAGGGTATTTTATCATAGGCCTTCATTTCATAACATTCAAATGTAATCTGCACCTGATTCAAAGATATGTTGGTCTTTGGAAGAAAAAGGAAAAAATGGTGCTGCTTGGACCATCCTCTAAAAATCAATAATACCCCATTTCCTGGAATGATACTGCTCTTCAACAGAAGTTAAGGATGTGTGTGGCTTGTGAACAGGTTAGTCATTGAGCTAAAACTATTATTAGCTCTGCTGTAATTATGTTATCAGACTAAATCACAATAAtcgaaaggaaagggggataactAGTCAGTTGGTCAACTggaatgtgtcttccacatttaacccaacccctgggggggggggctgccataatctaCATCACGTCTTTGGCtcacggggaacagtgggttaactgccttgctcgggGGCagattgtcagctcggggattcgatccagcaacctttcggttactggcccaacgatctaaccactaggctggcTACCTGTTTAAACCAAAAGTATGCAGAATGATAAATCTACAAAACAAAGTGAAACAAAATTGAAAGGTACATTTGCCACTCCTTATGTGCAGTCCAACAAAGTTGATATAAAACAATACAAAAGTGGGGACAAAATACAAGGAAATGGACACAGGTGCTTGCTTACTGATCACAATAATTAAAGTCACAGAATAATTAATAATGGACAATACATAACACACTGGATATTCTCAATTTTCTTCCCAGGTTTAAGCGTCTCTTTCTGCCAGTCAACTCTGTATGGTTGTCACTCCTGTCTTGAACTCAATCAGTGATGTCCTGTGAGCATTACACCAACTTCTTGGCCTCAAAGAAGCTCTTGAGGTGCTTGAGCTGCCAGATGCCAGTGACGATGAGGATAAGTGTCTGAGCTATAGACCACCAAAGCACATGCTGATTGGTGCTCTCACTCGTCATGCGGAACCGCTCCTCACGATACTGTTAAAAGAGATACACAGACAGTCACTAGATCGTTAAAAGACAAGGGTAAGACGTGGATTCCACAACAGCTTTGTATGTGACATTATACAGGATAAAATAAATGTCAATATTTATTATCCCCTATGGTTGTGGTTTACTCAACTCAAAATGTAGATGTTCTCTTTCAACCCACCTGCTGATAGTTCTGCTCTTTCTGGATTTGTTCTACTTGGTCCAGTAATTGTCGAGCTCTTAATTGCAGCTCTGTGAGCTTGTCTTTTGCTGCGATTTCGGGGTAGTTGTTGGTATGTTCACCAACCTGAATATCCAGGTGGACTCTCTAAGACGGAACACAAGGTTAGAATGCCAGACTATCTGCAGATTTACTGCTATACGAAAGTGATTTATTTTTTTTGTGAGAAGAAAATGTCCAGAACAACAACATCCCATTCATACCAGTTTGCCGCCAGCGAAAAGGGCCATCTTGGTGGAGTTGGAGTGCAGGCAGATCTGGTGCTCGCCTGGTGTATGGGAAGTAAAGGTGAACCGTCCATCTGACCCATACTGACGAGACAGAATTATCTAGAatagagggttggagagagagacatatgtgGAGGCATTGTGTGTATGAAGATACATACATAAACTGTAATGACTGTACACTTTGAGTGTGGTAACCTTGTATCTAATCTTCTCATTGTTTGACTGACCTTAGTATCCGGATCTTTGATTTCCACATGCATTCCAAGGCCAGGGGTGGCTTGGAGGAAGGATCCCATCTGCTTGTCCCACAGCTGGGTCCTGTATTTCCCTGATAGAGAGATGCCAGATGAAAGGCTATTCCTCCCATCCTCGATAAAGGGCATATTCCATATCAAATAACACGTTGGCTAATCCCAGTCACATACTGTATCATGTTCTCATCTTTTGTAGCTAGCCagcaaaaaaacatttatttattaattaagacccattatatattttttatccatcAAATCTAGCTACATCTGTCAGGAAATGAAAGACATGCATGCACTAACTGACTGGATTAATCAAAATAGCCTATGAGCCAGAAGCAGCTGACGAGTTAACCAGCTTTAACGTTATCTAACGTTAAAATAATAATTTACCAATAACCATAGTCTCATCTGGAATTTCCTCTATAAAGCATTTTTTCTCCGTCTCTCCAATGTGAAAATAGAGAGCGTTACTTGGAGAGAGCCAAGCAAATAATATGATAATTCCAGCGCCAGGTGCAGTGAGCATCATGTCAAATCAGCTTTGTTGTCCCCTGCAGCAGGGTCAGTGTAGTAAATGCAACCAACTGCTActttacttttattttgaaatgatTGAAACCCCGCCGGAAGTGGTTGCACGGGCTTTTTTACTGATTCGCACACTACCCAGAATGCACTTCACCGAGACCATTTTCGGTCGTGTTTGTTATGATGCGAGGACATTTCAGCATCTAGCTACAATAACGTTTCGCTATACACTGTTATAAAAACAGTGAGTAGTTGTTGTTTAGACAAGTTGTCTGTGGCTGTAGCGTTTAGCTACTTTTTCCAGATTCTTATTGCTGTTTGATTCTCGAAAGATATAGGCATGGCGCAGTACAAAGGTGCAGCAAGCGAGGCTGGAAGAGCCATGCAGCTGATAAAAAAGCGTGAAAAGGAAAGAGAACAACTTTCACAGCTAAAGGAGAAAATTGCTCAGGTCAGTCACTTGTTAGCTAAGTAATAGCAGTGAATAAGCAATACTATCTAGTTACTGAAATATATCAAACGAGCAATCTATAGCCTTTGCGCTAGACTGTTTACAGGAGTAGCCTTAACGTTCCTAGCCATGTGTTCCCCTCTTACTATCTGAATATCTCTTACAGGACAACATGGTCAAGTCCAACATAGACAAGAAGTTCTCAGCTCATTATGATGCGGTGGAAGCAGAGCTCAAATCCAGCACTGTTGGTAAGTATATTATGGGACTTTTTCCATGTCAGACTTGCCTTTTTTAATGATGAATGTTTGAATACATAATTGTGAAGAACACAATCTTACTGCAATACTGTCTTCCCTTGTCAGGTCTGGTGACACTCAATGATATGAAGGCCAGGCAGGAGGCTCTTGTGAAAGAACGAGAAAAGCAACTGGCCAAGAAGGAGCAATCAAAGGAGTTGATGCTGTGAGTTACTGTATTCCCAGAGTTACTGTATTCCCAGAGTTACTGTATTCCCAGAGTTACTGTATTCCCAGAGTTACTGTATTCCCAGAGTTACTGTATTCCCAGAGTTACTTGATTCCCCGCCACTTTTTTGTTTGTTATGATCTCTCAAAGCTATTGTCAGTGTCTCATCTTTGCTCTCTTTCTGTCTACCTTCAGAAAGCTGGAGAAGCAGAAGGAAAAGAAAAGAAAGGAAGAGCAGAAGAGAAAGATTGCCAGTTTATCCTTTAATcctgaagatgaagaggaggagaaagaggagactgaggaggaggaggaagaggaggaggaagaggactgTGAGTGGTGTTTATAAACAACAGATTTATTATGGCCACAATACTTATGTATATTATTGTCTAAGAACAATCAGTGAATACTGACTTATCTTCCAAAGATTTCCCCGCTAAGAAGAAGAAGCTAGGGAAGAACCCAGATGTGGACACCAGTTTCCTGCCGGACCGGGACAGAGAGGTGAGCCTTATGCATATACAACCAGTCACACTTATTTTCTCCATATCAAACCTCTCTTACATTGAAATCTCGCCTGCATATAAAGCaagagtatttgtatttattaatgaTCCCTATTtgctgctgccaaggcagtttaaaatccagggttactccaagcagtttagtcacagccttattctacaatttatgaaatacattttttacaacttgattggagtccacctgtggtaaattcaattgattggacatgatttggaaaggcacacaccggtctatataaaGTTCCACAGTAGagagttcatgtcagagcaaaaaccaagcaacgaggtcgaaggaattgtccatggaGGTCCGAGTCAGgatcgtgtcgaggcacagatctggggaaaggtaacAAAAAATtactgcatcattgaaggtccccaagaacacagtggcctccatcattcttaaataaaagaagtttggaaccaccaagacctcctagagctggctgcctggccaaactgagcactcaagggagatgaccaagaacccgatggtcatcctgacagagctccagaggtcctctgtggagatgggagaaccttccagaaggacaaccatctctgcagcactccaccaatcaggcctttatggtagagtggccagacggaagccactcctctgtaaaaggactctcagaccatgcgaaacaagattctctgctctgatgaaaccaagattgaactctggtctgaataccaagtgtcacgtctggaggaaacctggcaccatccctacggtgaagcatgggttTGGCAGCATtgtgttgtggggatgtttttcagtggcagggactgggagactagtcaggattaagggaaagatgaacagagcaaagtacagagggatcattgatgaaaacctgctcaggacctcagactgtagCGAAGGTTCAGTTTCAACAGGccagcgaccctaagcacacagccaagacaacacaggagtggctttgggagaagtctctgaatgtccttgtgtggcccagccagagcccggacttgaacccgatcgaacatctctggggagacttgaaaatagcggtgcagcgacgctccccatccaacctgacagagcaggagaggatctgcagagaagaatgggagaaactcttcaAATACatgtgtgtcaagcttgtagcgtcatacccaagaagacttgaggctgtaattgctgccaaaggttcttcaacaaagcaccgagtaaagggtctgaatacttatggaaatgtgatatgTCCGTTTATTTTTAAatacagttaaaaaaatatatattaacctgtttttgcttgatcattatggggtattgtgtgtagattgattagggggggaaacaatttaatacattttataataaggctgtaacctaacaaaatgtggaaaaagtcaagcggtctgaataatttcagaatgcactgtacatagacacactggctttactcaaggccAGTGGCGTGTCATTGGTAAATATTGAAAAAGTAAggtgcctagacagctgccctggggaattcctgatccTACCTGGACAATGTTGGAGAGGCTCCCATTAAAGAACACATCCACAGTATAGCAGCCATAACGCATatgtttttccatcagcagactatTGATTATGTCAAAAGccacattttctctcagccattcatcagtcatttgtgtaagtgtttgttgaatgtccttccctataagcgtgctaaaactattttttttactgtaaaatagcattgtatctggtcaaacaccattttttcccaaAGGTTTACTAAGGgctggtaacaggctgattagtcagctatttgagccagtaaagggagctttagaattcttgggtagtggaattactttcgCTTTCCTCCAGGcccgagggcacacactttctagttggcttagattgaagatatggcaaataggagtgacaatatcgtccactattatcctcagtaattttccatccaagttgtcagaccccggtggcttgtcattgttgatagacaacgatacttttttcacctcttccacactcacttaaCAGAATTAAAAATCACAATGCTTGTCTTTTAATAATTtgatcagttatacttggatgtgtagtgtcagtgtttgttgctggcatgtcatgcctaagtttgctaatcttgccaaagaaaaaatcattaaagtaattggcaatatcagtgtTTTTTGTTGAATGAGCCACCTGATTCAATGAATCGTGGAGCTGAGTTTACCTTTTTggccaaaatgtaatttaaggtgctcca contains the following coding sequences:
- the LOC120040738 gene encoding transmembrane emp24 domain-containing protein 4-like; its protein translation is MMLTAPGAGIIILFAWLSPSNALYFHIGETEKKCFIEEIPDETMVIGKYRTQLWDKQMGSFLQATPGLGMHVEIKDPDTKIILSRQYGSDGRFTFTSHTPGEHQICLHSNSTKMALFAGGKLRVHLDIQVGEHTNNYPEIAAKDKLTELQLRARQLLDQVEQIQKEQNYQQYREERFRMTSESTNQHVLWWSIAQTLILIVTGIWQLKHLKSFFEAKKLV
- the fam50a gene encoding protein FAM50A, with the translated sequence MAQYKGAASEAGRAMQLIKKREKEREQLSQLKEKIAQDNMVKSNIDKKFSAHYDAVEAELKSSTVGLVTLNDMKARQEALVKEREKQLAKKEQSKELMLKLEKQKEKKRKEEQKRKIASLSFNPEDEEEEKEETEEEEEEEEEEDYFPAKKKKLGKNPDVDTSFLPDRDREEEENRLREELRQEWEGKQEKIKSEEIEITFSYWDGSGHRKTVKMKKGNTMQQFLQKALEVLRKDFSELRAAGVEQLMYIKEDLIIPHHHSFYDFIVTKARGKSGPLFSFDVHDDIRLVNDATVEKDESHAGKVVLRCWYEKNKHIFPASRWEPYDPEKKWDKYTIR